In Castor canadensis chromosome 6, mCasCan1.hap1v2, whole genome shotgun sequence, the genomic window TCAGCGGTGGGCGGGGCAGGCACTCCGGCCTGCAGCTGAGGTGCTGGATGCTGGTCTTGGTTCCCCTGAAGTGCCCAAGGCCACCGGGCAGTTGGGGGTGGGCGCAGCCAGGAGCCATTATCTGCTGAGACTCACAGGCAGGCTGTCCCTCGTGTGTGCGTGCTTTTTCCTCCTCCAGCCAGTACGGTTGTACTGATGGTGTCCCCGATTGCCCACGGGGGGGCGCACGCTTCCACTGCCCACAGAGTTGTAGCCCCCACCCTGGGCATGGCTGTGGGAGCCTTTCATGGATAGTTTCATGCCATTGTGCTGCTGgagagacaaagaggaagagCACTGTTAGAGCACAGCATACAGACCATGTGCCGGCACGATGCCTATGGAAGAATGGCCCTGCCAAGACTGCAGATACAAGGTCTTCAGGCAGCAAGCTCAAGTGGTTAAGAGCTGTATCCACCTCCACTGGTAAGAGGATGGGAACTACAGAAGAGAGAATGTGCAAACGACTAACGTGCAGCTATGTCCACACTGCCACGTCAGGCACATGTCTACATAATACTCTAGAGGCAAGAACAAGAGACACTTGAACTCTGACACTTCATGGACACAGAGCATCCTACCTGTTCAACGATCCACTTGGTAAGCACAGTGGGCCAGTGTCACATTACACAAGTTCACTAGACTCTCCCTTCTAACTTGCTATGTTTGCCCTTAGGAACAAGATGTTCCTTTGCCATTCCTTTCCCCCATCTGTGACCGGGAGCCACCCACGTGGGTCATGCATGCCCTATCTCTTGGGCCTGTGCGTCACTATATGCAGCAGCTGGGTTTGGGGTGCTTCCAAATCATGGACCTTGCACTGCAAAGCAGGCAAGAGAAAACACAATTTGGCTTCCAGAAGATTCAGAGCAAAACAAACAGCAGGAAGaggtgagaagaaaggaaagcagatCAGAAGCAACAAAGGCTGCTCTCTCCTGCAAAATTGTAACTTCATCCTGTTTCTGACAGGGTGGCACAGCAATGCAACAAAGGCACTACTGCTACAGGATTGTTAAACCTAAGGAGTGTTCTATTATGTAACTCttaataaaataatcagaaattaaTGATAAGGGGTTGAACCAACCCTcagtaacaaaaaagaatttacagACAAAATAGGATTAGGTAAGACAAAGAGGAACTGTCTGAAGCAAGAGTTGTGAACACTAACATAAGCACCCAGGTCTCATTGGATCCCAGGGAAAAATATCAGACCCTGTACAGGATTCCTGCTGGAAGACTTGAGTCACAATTCTCCAAGCAGTCGGGCATGTCAAGAGCAAAGGCACTTCGTGAGGACCTGTCTGATCAGTACAGATTTCTAATGCACTAGTTCTAGGTGGAGAGACGCCatggggcatggttcaagcacTCCCAGGGTCCCACTGAGCGCTGAGAGCACACCAAACCAGGGCCTGGCCATGCACCCCTTCCCTTCACCCGGGCATAGCAGAAAGCTACTTGGTAAATACAGTACCATACACAGGTGTGGCAAGAGTGTAGCAAGATTTCTTGGTTTTATCCATTGCTTCCTGAACACtaaagtatttataaaatgaacttaagtaaatgagaaaacaaagtaGTCTGTGTTTAGAACCCCACTtatttcaaatttcagttttatgGTAATCAATTCAACAAAGAATTGAGTGATACTGCGTGGCAACAAAAATATATTACATTGTAAAGTagtttaaagttttctttagaaaggaaagaaaatgaacttgAATGACCCCAAAATATcttcccttttaaaacaatttctggGATTCTTCCCCTGGGGAAGAAAACATGACATGCTAGCCCACCTGGAGAAGTTGCAATGGTTACACATGGCAGGGTGGCACACACCTTGTGATACAGATGAGGACTGGACAGTGGGTTGGGGGATGCCGAGGGAATGGCTGGGGAAGACACATGACGGACAGCCTTCAAGGACGCACTTCCTTCCACACCAGCCTGTCTGCAAGGAACAGGGGCAACGCCAAGGGTCGGCGGAGGGATAGCAAACCTGGTCTAGGAGTAAAACAGAAACATTCATAGCTTCCTACAAAGTGACAGCACCAAGTCCAAGCCTATTCCAAAGAGTGGGGCTCTTTGTGAACACCCCATTTGTACATAGGCTCAATAAAACAGTTTGTATTTTACCATGATCTAATAATATATCCTTTCATTGGAAATCAAACAAATTATTACTAACAATTACAAAATGAAGTATGCCCAGTAAACCAATTCATAAagttctaaaactcactgaagaCCAAATTCACTAAAAACCTACAGCCATAAGAACTACTGCTCCTCGAATCTATGGAAAGAGCCTCAGGGTAAACTCCCCACTCCAACCTGAGCTGAACACAGGGACCACAGAGAAAGGACAATGAGGACAGGTGGCAGCTCCTTCTTGCCTCCACTCTATTCCTGGGCTGTTCTATTTCTGCATCGCCCATTTCCAGAGGGATACTGGTGAAAGTCACTCCTTAGATTTGAGGTGATGCCCCAATCTCATCTAAGCATCATGTGTGTTTACCCCAAAGACCTCTTAGAGGGAGACTGCAGCTTCTGAGGGGAGTGGACGGAGAAGATGATACTCACAGGCAGGTCTTCAGGGGATGGAGAAAAGCAGCTGCAGGGACAGCAGAGCACAACCTCAATGCTTTGTTACACTTTACTAAAATCGTATAGTAGGGATCCCAGTCAAGGAGTCCAAGTTTCTGGTATCACCACAAAACCACACCTGGTCCTCTGCTCTGCAGGGCTTTGCTCCCCAGGGAACTGGGTTCCCAGGAAAGCAAGCTTAATTCCTCAGGGTCTCTTAACAATCTCCAATGTCATCCCTGTCAGACTTGGAAATCCTATCTTGAATGGGTGGCCACCATTTTGTCAGCAGCACAGGGATGCAGGTCATGTTTTAAGATGGCATTTTACTTAATTATTCCAttagaagtaaaatgaaaaagtgGGCTCAGCCTTGTGCGACCATTCTACTGATGTGAATACTTTACCCTGGCTCATAGATAGCAgagaacagatttttaaatttaagtgacAAACTGGGCCACAACACCACTTTTCTTAGACACCATAAGGGCTCACATTCTTAAGACTATATGAGGACTGAGGTGTGGTACTGCATTTGGCTCTCAGAGGCATGGAGTTAAAGAAACACCTCTGTGATAGTCACATGGTCATATGTCAGGCCAGTGGCATGACCACTGGACACAAACAAGCTTATCTGAGCAAAATTTAATAGTTTAAACAATTGCCTCAGaattttacttgtatgcagtagATAATGGTTTGTAACCTGGGCTGCACTTTTTTGGGCAAGGTGTGTCAAGTGCTCGCTAATGTTGTAACCATGAAGCTGTCTGCAGTGAGTATCTCAAGGCCTCAGGGTATCTCCATGAGAACAGCTCCCCAGCAGAGCCAAAGCACTCCAAGAGACCCATATGCTTGTTCCTAACTGCTTTAAACTCAACTCACAGTTCAAAGTTAAGTTTCACTTTCAAGTAAATTTATGTGTTGGGTTTATACAATATTCAACCAATGTATAATTGAGATACACATACAAAATTCAGTGTTGATAAAATTCTCTTTTAGACTTCTAATTTTAAAACAGAGGACATTTTCTAACACAAAAAGTCCCTAAATAGTACGTAATTAATAATACAAGAAAAGTCCAAGTTCATAGTGAAATGCTGAAAGCCTAAACATTGAGATTGTAAGAGGAGTGAGTGACTAGCATCAGAGTCCCTCTCCTCCGAGATGACCCAGGACAGGGGTCTCCTGCTGGACACTGAGGTAACGTACAGAAAGACAGTCAATTTGGTCCCTGTCAAAAAGCATTTCAATACTGAAGGACTAGTCTCCTCATTGCTAGCTTAAGACATTACAGCCTCCCTATCAATAGGGACAGAGACTATCTTTTGCACAACAAGAACTGCATTGTACCaaccaaaaaatgagaaagctCCCATAGCGATAGAAAGGTTTTAGCCTATCAAAGACACAAAACTGCCATCATTCTCCTGTGATGCATTTCACAGCTCAAACGCTGTATCCGGGACCCATCCCCAGGAAGGGAACACTGTACCTGATTGTTGGTTGTCATAATCAGCGTTCTTGAAGTAGTGGGCTGAGGTTTGCCAGCGGGTATTGGCAAGGCAGCAGGTAAGCTGGCCATCAGAGCAGTTGGTGCTTGTAGGCTGAATTGGTAAACACTGGGTGTGGTGCACGGTGGTGTGTCCGAGTCCTGGAGTTCAACACAAACAACAAGGAGAGCTGTACACCACGGCGGTGCCTCTAAAGGATACAACAGAGTGCCTGCATGGAGGTTCGCCCTGAAAGGCCATTACAACCAGTCTAGCTTCTGAGCAATAGGCAGCCCAAGTCTATTCACAATGCCTTCAAGTCATTTCAAGACTAAAAGAGTCTATGTTAAATACAGGTGAGATGCTGGagcttaacttttctttttaatctccaactaggtttttaaaaaactattcaaAAAGTCTGTGTTTCAACTGTGAGTGCCACTACTGCTCCTGACCAATGGGTCACATGAGCAACGAAGACCAAAGACCAGGGTTTTCATCTTGTGGCGGGGGGGGCAACCCAATACAGACTATGGGGTGTACCCACAGAcaaacagacacatacacatgGAAAGAAAGGGTGACTGAAATGGAGGGACAGGTTTTAAAACTATGCGACGATGAATACCAGGGATACAAAACACCCGACAGAAGCCCCAGAGGGCAAGGGCACACTCACAATGTCACTTCCAGAAAGTGAGGACACGGATGAAGCAGAAGAGCCTGAAGAGAGGAGTTGGGGGCTGGACAGGGACAAAGTAAGGCGCTGGCTGTAGGGCGAGCCAGGCTCTCGGTTCTGTGTCTGCTCCCCATTGCACGTGGTGACTCGCTCTTTGATCTTAATCCTGTTGTCTGGGATGAGAAGCAAGACCAGGTCACTGCACAGTCCAGATGCACTTCATGCCCTACGGCCACCATCAGGCACAGGCACTGTTGAGTCCTGCCATGCTGCCAGTGTGGCCGGCAAACTGAACTTGTAATTTTAATCTGTTTTATAAACTATTCGGTTAGATCCTGGAAAACATTAAACTGTGTTTGTAACAATATGGGTATGTGATTCATCTTCACCTGTAGCTTTTATGAAATCTAAATGCAAATCAGATATTTCTAATGAAAATTTAGCATCCTAAAAAGGATGTGTATTTCAAAGTACAGAAAAGAGATGTAACATGTCTCAGTAATTTCTTATGCTGATTACATGTTAAAATATTCGTGTCTTGAGTGGGAGTTATGCaggattaaaattaattttcacattTCTAATGCAGCTTTAGAAACTCTGTAACTCCATGGGTGGTGCACATTACTGTTCTATGGGACAGTGCTGGTCTAGAGCTTTCAGTTTCTAATTGAACTGCGTATCAGAAAACCCAGCTATTTTGTTAGTTTGAACAATCTACAAGGGAAGGACAAAGAGGTACTTCTCCATTAATTCAACAGATGGTTGAGATTCACATGGCTGAATCAGCTGCTCACCGAGGTCTGGCGACGGGTGGATTCTGCTGCCCCACTTCTCTTTGATCCACCTCCGATAGTCGATCACTTCCTGAGTTACTTTGATGATTCTTCCTAAAGTACTGTAAAGGGACAAAATTGGACCCCTCTAGAGTAGCCACTTGGTACAAGATTATGCCATCTTGTTAAAAAGCAGAAGTGAGCTATCTTTACAAAACACTTGTGAGTTCTGATGTTTAGCTCACACTCACTCTGAGACCACAGTGCAGGAAGTGGGTGCACTCACACAGAAGTCCTCACACCTATGTCCGTCTACACAAGACACCTGCTTCAATCCAGTTCGTGGCTAGGGGAACCCAGCCTTTCCACTCCCAATGACCACAACATTCTGATACTTTCATTTCCCAGTGCAAAGGTGAGAATGGAGAGACCCTGCCAAGAGACACTAAACGCCCATCACCAGGCCCAGGACTGACCCTGAAACACAGTATACAAGTATCGAATGTCACCCTGTAGCCTCTACCACCACCACTGTGGTTAGAGGTTGTCAAGACAGGCCTCCAAGTCTCTTTACTCCATGGTGCACCCCAGAACAGAAGTAAAGGCACTCCCAACTaccatctccacaatcctggTCTTCCTCTCCACTcccattttctctcccttcctccccactaCACCGCAGTAGCAGAATCTGGGgtcagaaataaatatttctagcTCTCAAGAAAGTGGGTACTACAAAAAGGCTTTGAATATAGAATGAAGGACAATCGTACATGACGGAGAAGGGGCAGAGCTAAGACCTCAGATATGCTTTCATTCAGAAGCTGTCTGCACATCTGAAGGCTGTCTGGAGGAACAGCATCATTGAAAAGCTTGAACATCTCCCAATAGGAAATACCCTAAAGAAAATGTCACCTCTCCAAATAAATGCTCAACTCTCAACCACAGATGAACCAAATACAGCCATCCTGAATCCCTAAAAGGTCTTCCTTTATCAACATGTGCAAGTTCTACTAAAATATGACAGGGCAATTTCACAGAAGCAAGTGACACAGGAAAGGTTTAACTGCCATCCCACAGAAGAGGTGAGCCCAGAACACAGATGTAGGACCTCAGTTACCTTTCAGAATCCCTGTTGGGATAGGACCTGGCAAGCGGTGACACAGCGTGACTGAGTACAATGTAGGCATAGTCAAACACCTGCTTCACCTGCATGGCCCCATAGGAGCTCCGGCCAACGTCATTTCCTGCAACAGAAAGGCAGATGTCAGTCTTGGCCTCAGACCTGAAgcctttttctaaatgttttcatctttttcataCAAGTTATTGTGAGTCAAGCCCTTACCACCAAATTGCTTCCAGACTGTAACAGCAAATCCAAGTCAGGCTAACACAATAGGAGTGCATGGAAATCAGCACCTGTGAATGCACTGCTAATCACTGTGCATGGCTCATGGCATGCACATGCATAGAGACTCAGTGTGCAGCAGACTGTGTGGCCACAGTCTACTATCAGCAATAGTGAAGCATCAGTCACTGGTGGAATGACTCCCCACATGGCAAAACACACAAGGAAACCAAAGCCCAATGCTGACCAGCAATGCCCAGTTGCCATGACTGATGACCCCAGAATTATAAGTCCTTCAAATGACCTCATAGCATCAAATACAGCTGTAGTTCACTGAGCACACTGCTATTCATGGAGCCTGCAGGACGCAGACCCTTTAGGATAGAATGTCCTAGATATGAACTCTCGGCTATTAAAACTGGATAGACAGTAATTGAAGTTACCAAATAAACAGTCAAAAGGAGCTTCATTTTTATAAGAAAGAGCAGTTTCAATTACTAATTTATATATAGCTCGTTCTTCGTAAGTCAGGTTGCGTACAGA contains:
- the Tent4a gene encoding terminal nucleotidyltransferase 4A isoform X2; the encoded protein is MSPCPEEAAMRREVVKRIETVVKDLWPTADVQIFGSFSTGLYLPTSDIDLVVFGKWERPPLQLLEQALRKHNVAEPCSIKVLDKATVPIIKLTDQETEVKVDISFNMETGVRAAEFIKNYMKKYSLLPYLILVLKQFLLQRDLNEVFTGGISSYSLILMAISFLQLHPRIDARRADENLGMLLVEFFELYGRNFNYLKTGIRIKEGGAYIAKEEIMKAMTSGYRPSMLCIEDPLLPGNDVGRSSYGAMQVKQVFDYAYIVLSHAVSPLARSYPNRDSESTLGRIIKVTQEVIDYRRWIKEKWGSRIHPSPDLDNRIKIKERVTTCNGEQTQNREPGSPYSQRLTLSLSSPQLLSSGSSASSVSSLSGSDIDSDTPPCTTPSVYQFSLQAPTALMASLPAALPIPAGKPQPTTSRTLIMTTNNQTGWCGRKCVLEGCPSCVFPSHSLGIPQPTVQSSSVSQAAQWHETIHERLPQPCPGWGLQLCGQWKRAPPRGQSGTPSVQPYWLEEEKARTHEGQPACESQQIMAPGCAHPQLPGGLGHFRGTKTSIQHLSCRPECLPRPPLITLHVPLCGGRVHLPEQLLVLICEALLNMDVCLPAQSLHPPQQGGLGSTGTGMCSCGFTAAMPAPWWFRASVLCLSQQQRSQALFSRLS